The following DNA comes from Sander lucioperca isolate FBNREF2018 chromosome 2, SLUC_FBN_1.2, whole genome shotgun sequence.
AATACTCTTTAACCCATATACTCACATTTGAAGCAACTCAGTCATCACTATTTGATTTAAGTTAACAAAGTAACTAACCAAAGTTCAAGGTATTggataaaatgtaattattgtcAAAACGACAAGAGCGTGGCTCTGTGAGGGCTTTCTCGACTCTCTTGTGTATGTACTGCAGTCAGTGAAATAATGCCATCTAGTGTGTAAAATATACTACTACTGTGTCTTATGGTCACAAGTTGGACTTCACTTAACTAAGACGTACcagagaatttctaataaggagAGAATTTCCATTCTCTGGATACTtctggcttctgaactggttgcagttccactctggttccataTGAGGGCGCTCACgggcgagtgcagaatgaatggaggtcaaaatccacttttctcaggatataattttttgtctagtaattttaatgttgcattcgaaaggggaggctaaaaaaatacacactgctgggtgttacatttttttcaagtcgcttttttgttctaaaaagccttttaaaaagtCAATTACGTCATACACATtgtacggccagagatactgctttacagcaagctctgagtcacttcctttttcatcatcgacaacacagctgacaggttaggctctccctgtcaatacacgtgctagaaagaagtttgctaatgttttaaagaccacgctgaaatattcactctgacattctggttctgctttggatgccatcaagcgggatctctggtcgtaatcagtccttcactgaccaatcagtattcattagcagaatgctagcgtgttatgggcaacaacgactcaacctgtaagaaatcgaaaggacataagtactcgttcattcaactttcgacctataatccatgttgaacttgcaaaaactacaatcaaatctgagatttctcaacgacaatcaggcgaaagagacaaatttagccatctagctccatagtgtcccattcattttgcactcgcccGCGATCACCccagtggaactgcaaccaaattctatataatggggctaaatagggagtgAACAGGCCCTCCGTAGACAGGCTCTGGACGTACTCATACCTTTACCTTTCTGATTTAGTACTGCTCAGTACAAATACTCTGttgcaagtaaaagtcctgcaagaTTTCACTTAAGTATAAAAGCATTAACAGCAAAATCTACATAAAGTATTTAAGAGTAAATGGGAATATTATTACTAATGTTTTAacacagcattttaatgttacagatggtattttatacaatatattaaTCATATGTTATTTTtcgtaaaatcttaatctgtaaagcaacttaagctgtcagataaatgtagcggagtaaaatGCACAATATTTCCCCCTAAAATGTAGTTGAGTAGAAGTACAAAGAACCATACAAtttaaatactcaagtaaaagtatctCAAAATTATACTtactgtacttcagtaaatgtacttagttacttcccACCACTGCAAATAAGCAACACATTCACTCGAACATATCTCatgatacatttttaataaaatcgTATTAGATAAAGATCTGTCAACCCAGCAGAATCTTAGTCTGACCTCTAGTTTTTAAGGTAACTTTGGTCCATTTCTTTCTGGACCAAAGTTCATACGACTTACAAAACTACAGTGTGGCAATATGAACTGGCAATGGCAAAGCCTTTGCTCTACATTATGCAAATATCAATTTAAGTGCCCTGTAGTGCACAAAAGTAGATTTAAGTCACATGAATGACTTGTCTTTGTACACTGTACATTACCCAGAAAGGAAACGTTACTTCTGAATCTTCTAGTAAAAGAATCTTAAATTAAATTGTGAAGGTCATttcttgttttaaatgtaaattataAAACAATCAACTGAAGCAGAAAAAGAGCTGTAACATGTCAGTAAACAAAGATTTTCTATGTGCATCTTGATGTTAAATCCTCATGCAGTCAATCCTCATGCAGTCAAGGAACTTATGACAACATAAGACACCTTACACAAGTCTTTTCACACACTTTTCCTACCTTCTTCTTGGTCACAGCTGATTGACAGTAGCTGTCAGGTGTAGGACAGACCTGGATCAACCTTTGCCCGGCACAGGTGCTCGAGTGTTACCCCCTGGACGAAATATCATCCTTTAGTGGACTTGCATGAATGCATACCGACTTCCTCTGCACTCACGCCTCTGACCAGAGCTTTCAGGACTTGCGCAATCGACACCTGCAGCCAAGGTCGTGTCGACCAGTTAAAGATCCACCAACAAGCTTGAGCAAAGACTGTGGCTCCTCGAGGTTAAGAAGACCTGAAACTTGACACACAAACAGTCTGCAGCTGGTAGAAACCTGCTttgtttatattaattatactaGCAGACAACTATTGGTGCTGGCAGTCCAACACATCTAACAGTATGAAGCTTGTCCAGGGTGAGACTGTTATTATCTAAGATCGACTGATGAAGACAAGTCTTTATCAGATATGCACAATGAGGCCCGTCAGCAAAAATAATGATAAAACCAGATTAGTTATCTCAGGTTTACGAGGAGAGATAAGACTTTGAACCATAAAAAGTGTTATTCAACACTTGAATAATACTTGGGTAACTCTGTGTAAGACTTTTTCTACCAGAGTGACACATTAAAAAATGAAGTGTCAAGATGTTGGCAATATGCACTAAACTGAATTAAATATTAGGGATTTTTTCCCCAATATTGAGTTGGACAGCTTTCGCAGTCTCAAATTTCTTTAAAACTCCTTTAATTCTTCCACTTCTCGATCTACGTCTGATtatttgtgattggtttaaagtgcaCAAGGGAAATCGGGAGAGGACGATGATTTCTACTTGATGGCAGCAGTTTAAAACCAAGCTCTGTATTCTTGTTAGGTGTCATTAATACAGCCCTTGTTTACTCTTTTCTGCTGAGCTAcacgtctgtctgtccgtctgatAGCTGCGTTCAAGGAGGTGACATTGTTTAATAAGTAAATATAGAGGAAAAGTTCAAATCTTCCCCCATTCTCAAATTTACTTTGCTCACGGACACCAAGGTCACTTAATCACGCCACATCTGTCTAGACTCCAACCCTCTCTGCCAATATCTGGACACATGCTATCTGTGGAGGTCGTGAATGATTAGTGAGGGGATTAATCAGTGCCAgcaattaaatattaatattaaatcaTGTGCcttaaaacattgttttcagtgtaaacatgtttttcagtGAGAACTACAGccattttttatattaaaatacataattttAAATAATGATAAAACTATCATAAAGATTGTTTAAACTTAACTTTACAAAATACTTGGATACTTAGTAGAGCATAATCAAAAAAGTGTATCTTGAAGAACAAATATTGAATAACGAGTATTAAATAAAAAGTGTATTCCACcttattttaaagttttttggTATACATCGATACTTCAACatgtttattatgtgtataattgTTGAAACTGTTATTTTAGGTTTGATAATTTGAGTTgacatttattgtttgtctcattttaaggatttttttttaatcaattattGATTTGGTAAATGTCAAAAGGTATTTTGAGATTAGGTTTCCCTTTTCGATTTGATGCTACAACCTCTTGCTTTATATTATAAAGATGTGTTGTTTTACATTGAATTTGATGGTCCACGAAAAGTCCACGACTTGTTACTAACTGCAGATGCTAGACGATGTCTGATTAAAGAACTGAGTTGAGTTTTCAACTTTCCATATAAGACATACTGTCTTTATTTGCAGCCATAATCAAACATAATGTCTTAATTTTTACatcaacatattcacatttttgTTATGGTGAAGTGAGTTTTTGTACATTGGATGAGAATATGAACTACACTCATCAGATATCATGCCATGCTCTTGGGATTAAACGCATAAAAGAAGCCTGAAAAGACTAACAGACTCATGAAACCATTAGCCTGGTGGCCATGTCATCTGTCTTCCTCCCAGGACGTGGATGTGAAGGTGATAAACTGACTGAGCACCGTGCTTTCCATCGTTGATCACTGCAGAGGGCAGAAAACATACCTGGAATTTAATATGCAAGTTAATAAACAGCCTGTATTTTCACATATTATGTCTATAAGTCCATTACTGTAACTTACCCACTCTGTATCCTTCATTTAGAGATTCTTGCTTTGCCACATTTTTGGCAACAACCAACAAATGTCCTAAGAGctgaaagttgaaaaaaaagagcGCTTAAGACATGATTTGCATTGCACGTgtgcacattattattatttaatgtaaTTGGCTTTCCAATGATTACAATTTTGGGTGTGACTGGACATGGAGGAAATGTTTTGGCAAGGTCCCACGTTGGACCTGACCGAACCAGTGGTCAGGCAATATCCTGGAAATACTGGTTTTAACCTTTATTGCTTCTTGCTgtgtatattttaaatgtaaagcaTATTGAATTTACCTTTAATGAAATGAGCAACATAAATAAGTAAGCCTATACTTACATTTTGGACTGCAGTCATGCATGTTGATGACTGTAAATAAcatggtgatggtgcagtggatatgacacatgcctttggtgtgggagacctgggttcgattcccactgtgatacatcaatcaacagaggtgtgcgacctctgacatataaaGTTTTTGTatattgtaagtcgctttggatctgaaaagcatcagctaaatgacatgtaatgtaatgtaaaacaaCACAACCCAGGACACATGTACAATATGCAGGATTTGTATTCTAAAATGTACATAATATTATCATGTATGTGCACTCCAATACAATCAACTCTTCTCAGAAAACATAAGCTGCAGTTGGTTTATTTCAAATTAGTTAAAAACTAATAATGTAATGCAAAACAAGATGTTACCCTGTTCCTTtgcattgtgtaaatatgtccTGAAGGCTGCATATGGTAACAGTGACAACAAATAGATTTTATATGCCCAACAACTGGTCATAGGGGTTAGCTGGGAGCTTGCTGTGTGGAGTGAGCATGTCCTCCTGGTGTTTGTTCAAGGATTTTCAGCTGTTCCAGTTCTCTCCCACAGTCCAAAAATATGTAAATTTGGGGAACAAAAAAGGTGTTGCATTACGTTTACACACCGGTCACATATGTTTGTTAACTTCTGGTCTGGGGCTATATTCTTTATGGCTTGGGCAAGGCCCCCTAGTTTCAATTAAGGTAAATGAAATGCTGTTACATACAAGTATATTTTAGATTATGGTGTGCTTCTAACTTTGGGGCGACAAGTTCATGAAGAGATGCTTTTCTTAGTTTGCTGTAAGAACTTGACTGGCCTCTACAGAGCCCTGATATCGACTCCATCCAACACCTTTGACATTATTTGGCCTTATCTCCCAAATCAGTGTCTGACCTCACTAACGCTCTTGTGACGGATATGGAAGCAAATCCCTGCAACCGGCCTCCTTAAATCTTTTAGAAAACCTTCTCAGAACAGCAACAGATAATTAAATGATGTGCAACAATCACATATGGGTGTACTGTTTGGGTGCCCACCAGTGTACGTATGTGAATGTGGTTGTCATGGCGTTCACCCAATCTCTCACCTCCCAAACCCTGAACAGGATCAGCAGGTATGAGAAAAGGGATAGATGAACTTACCTCTGCATCATCAGCTTTGGCCTCACTAATTCTGGGAATAGGGACCCTTGGAATAACCAGGAAGTGAACGGGAGCCTGTGGGCTGATGTCCCTGAATGCCAAACACtgataaacacaaaaaaacgtTACCTCAACAATCACATGTTGATTAATCTCCGCATGGAGTAGGCCAAATGATATAACATGTTTTGAAGAGGTTGGTTGTTTACCTTCTCATCTTCATAAATGATATCTGCAGGGATGCTTTTGTCAATCACTTTGGAGAAGATGGTTGGAGCTGGGGAGCCATACTTCTTGCTTGCCTCTTCTGCCAGCCTCACCTCGTCACTTTTGGAGCACAGTGGTCTCTACGGGTCAGAGAGACGCATCACAGAGAAAATTAAAAGCTCGGAGCTGAtagcatacatacagtacaaacaaaacaacttaTGAGGGGCACACAATAAACCAAACAGTTGGTGCCACCAGGGCtggttgtcaaaaaaaatgcacAGCTGCAGTTAacgaaaagaaaatgtttttgagaATGAAACGGTTTATTTTTGGAGCAGCTACCTCGGCTTGACAAACACGGTGCAACCGCTTGAGGTGAGCCGTTCTGGTCCCGATTAACTGCGTCCttaaaatctgacgaaaaaACATACCAGCGATTATGGTGTTTCCGAAGTAAATATTTTAGCACACAGTCAAAGTCTTGTTCACAAAAGAGAAAACTCGCTGCACTTCACTGTACgcgagtatttttttttctaggaTAGCGAAGGgatgtcccgccctactcttCCTTACTCTGTTTCTGAATGGCTTACCCTGACATTCTTACACTAACCAACCCCACTCCTCTCCTCTTGCCCATGCCTCCGCCATCCTAGAATTTTTTGGCGTACGTTGGTGTTGCCTTCATGTACTAATTTGTAACGTTTATTTAGCCTGTCCTGAATCACGCCTTGAATACGACTTGTCTCCATTTACAGCTAGGCTACTGGGAATTGACACGCAGCTAGGGAAGTATGAAGTTGTTTTAACATATATCAATTTATAAAGGGGTAATTTGATTAACAATGTTGGCATTAAAATGCAACTCAGGTGCAAAACTCAAGTATAACATAATTTACTGGCCAAAAAGTTCCCCCATCATTTGTTAGACATGACTTAATTGCTCACCGTCTCCAATTTTTACACCTGGTAGTGTACATTTAGCTTTTTGTCTTATTATTTACATCATAATGTTGTGTTAATCTCAAACTTACGACATTTTAGAGTGCGTCGAAAGGAGGCATTTGTTTATGGCACAGGGGTCGCTTCAAGAGCGTCAACGTTCTTCGTTGACTATGATGTAACATTATATGCACGTAGATCATATATAATGTTGCCATAAACTAGAATACTTAATTTTGCGTTTCTCAGTTCAATATATTGATCTTTAGCCAACTAAAACACTGTTGTCGAATATGATTCCATTTATATTACGGCTTTTTGTGAATTAGGGGGCGCTGTCtagtctaacgttagctaaatgtCAACAGAAGAAGAGGTCATACAAGAAACATGGCGGCCCGCACACGACTGCCCTTGCTGTTCTCCAAAAACCTACCTCCGTTCAAAAACCAAAAGCTTGCCCACACCGAGGCTGCGGTCAAGGAGCCCACGTATCCACCCATCGTCCCCTCTCTCACGGCTAAAAGCAAATCTGCCCGGGGGCGACAGGTTGAGGACCACGTAAAGAAGATATGTGCCTCTCCCGTGGACGAGAAGCTCTCCCTCATCACTCGCATCCAGCGGAAGAAATTTGTGGTGTACCCTCAGACTTTTGCACGGAACGCAGACAGATGGTACCAACACTTTACCAAGACCGCATATATCCCGGGCCTGCCGGAGAGATTCGCCCTGGACCCGGAGAAGAGGACCGGGGTAGAGAAGGAGGAGAGCTCGCTGCCAGCCGGAGCTCAAACCACAGTACCGGGGGTTGAAATTGATGCGTTCGCGGACATCCGCTCGTTGGTTACTCGTATGATTTTACAGGAGCACTGGCACATGAAGAAACGCAAACCTTTCCTGTACAGAGAGCAGGAGCAGATGGTTGGACCTTTTCTGAGAAACTTAGTGACTGGACTCACCTACAGTCTGGCCAAATACAACCCACTGCTCCCCCTCTCCAGTCTGGGTATGGATCACTGATTTGGCACCAGTCAAACTGTGGAGAATTTAGCAGTTTAGCAATCCACTTTGGAACTTTTAAACCATAATTTCCAGGCCTTTGTGTCTCCTAAAAACTACATTTGGAGTAATATTGTGAATGTGGCTGGTTAGTTTGATATATGGACCAGTAAACAAGGTTTTATCCTTATTTGTACTGATCAAATAGAGCatgttctttttaaaaaaaatttgactCAACATCTCTACACCAAATATGACATGATTGCTATTGGTTTGGATAACATATTAACTCACATAATTTAACTTTAGTGCTGAAGCACTTCATCTGCTAGTCTatcaaaaaaaagtaacatgACAACTtgctaatcgattaatcgttatgCCGGCATTTGCATTACAAGTaatttataaagcaaaaatgccaaacatttgctggtcaagcttctcaaatgtgaggatttgtaatttgtaatattgtaaattgaatatcttttgggttttggactgttggtcagacaagaaagctattttttcttttacaaaggTAAATTGGAATTGAATTAAACTATAATGGAAATGataattagttgcagccctatttcatTTAACATGAACTGTGGCTTTTGCATAACAGACAGTTAATGTAAACCTTGGGCAGGGTTTTGTTACAAAAAAAGTATTGAGGGTTGGGACACATTTCAAGATAACATGTGCACCTAAATCCTTCACAGTATCTTTTTTCAGATCCCAATAGCAGTATTACCGTGTATTTATACGTGTTTTTTTCCACAGACATGACTGTTTAAACTTTGTGAGTcatattttctgtgtttctctatCAGATATTGATCCCCAGGTAAACTTTTACTGGAGGAGAGGGCAGAGAATCATCCCAAAGGGGCACCGGAGAGGCCGGCAAGAGCCAACCAGGTTTCAGATCGACGACCAACCACACAGTCAGATCAGGATAACTCAACAACTGCCACAGGTAGACATCATTCTATGACTGCGGAGTTTATGTATGTAAAAGAACggtgttttatatatttaaatacctCTGTCAGGGTTTCATACATGACCATACTACCAAATAATCTCAAAGCAAATCATTGCACACAATTGAAGGACACAAAtcatttaaacaaaacatacagacatTGAAAGATGTTATAAAATGGTACAAAATTTGAACCTGACACActtctgtgacccatcagataCTAAAATATCAATAACATGTTCCATTTAATGTCTAGCATTCATGTGGTTTTGTTCTAATCACTCTCCGATGTTTTAATTTCTCTTAGTTCACCTCGCTGGAGGCCTCTTATGCAGCTGAAGTTCCAGAGGTCGCATTTGCTCCCAACCTGATGCCCCTGTTCAGAAGACAGTATGACAACAACATCTTTACAGGTAACATAAGACGGTAGTCACAGCCACTTGCTCTTACCTCATCCAGATTACGTGATTTTTGGAGTAGCCCAAAGAACATAAATTGAGCATGTGGTATGCTGGTTATGTTGTGGTATAGGAGTTAAATTCTCATTCAGTTACCTCTTGCTGCCACTGGGGGGCCCCAACATGCATCTGTTCAGTGTCATTCAAATACAAAAAGTCTAAACTGCATCACTGTCATTGTCTCCAACTCCTAGTCTATAACATGGTTGTTTCTCTTGTTTTTGCTCTTAGCATTTCCACTCtaatattgtgtaataataaataaaactgtagCCTTggaattttttgttttcttgtataCTGTGTTACTAGTAAAGTGTTCTCCTGTCTCCATAGCTCTATAACACATTCCTTAATATGCAgcagcagaaaaacaaaattcaCTTTCTAGCTGAAACTAACGatgattttcattatcaatgaaTCTGCCGattgttttcttgattaatcagtTAATTGTCAATAAAACAGCAGAAAAGCATTAAAAATGGGCATCACATTTTCCCAGAGTGTAAGTTGAGGGTATCAGAATtctcttttctaaaaaaaaacctacCTAAACATACTCAATTTACTGTAATGTTAGACAAGAAAAAGCAATAAATTCTTACATTTGAGAAAGTGAATCCATCCAATTTttagcatttttgcttgaaaattgACTTAACCTGCTGATTAGTTGTGCTTAAATAGTTCCAACCTTCTTCTGGCAAAGTGGGTTTATCCTAGTCGGTTACATGAAACAGTATTCATGATTTAGTATCAATCAGAGATGGAGaataaagaagacaaaaaaaaaatgtatctctcCATAAATCCCTTCTCTCAGCTGTGCTCGGTTTACATTAAACATGTCCTCTTGATCTCATCAACAGGTGCCAAGTTACCAGACCCGGCATGCTACGGTCACACCCAGTTCCACCTGGTGCCCGACCGGTACCACAGAGACCGGATGGCTCGGCAGCAGCAGTCTGATCAGGTGGAGGTCTTCCTCAGAGCCAATGGACTCGCCAGCCTCTTCGCCTGGACGGGAGCTCAGGCCATGTACCAGGGTGAGTTATCAACATAGGAAAGAGACATCAGATGCACATAGCTTCTGATACAGTATATCATTTTTAGTGTTAGTTGTTTGTagatttattttcctttttttttccttgtactGAGGGCAAAAACACTCGATCCTACATGTATTTAAAATCCAAGTTTACAATATGGAGAGTGGTGGAGTAAAGTATAGCCATCAAATAAACCTTTGAGACATATTTGCTCTTTGAAGCTTTTCGTTTGACTTTAAAGTCATCATCATGAGCAGGTAGTAGTGTAAGGAAAGAACAGATAatgccaggtaatatttttttgtcctttttctgGAGTAACAATTCTTATAAATATTAATCAATCTCCTGGTTTCTTAACtttttatatacatatttttagtTATCTGACTGTATTGTAGTGGCAGAAACACTGCCTTTCtacatttgtttatattttaactccttttaaaggggaactatgcagttttttttagcttaatttaccttaactgaacagcttcggagtcattggaatggttatataacttttttcgggttgaatggtggttgtctcgcttccccctagcgcctctgagtggaaaaaccacccttgcaattTTTGGCCGGCAAGGCGCTGgcctcagcatcaggaagtttcgcgtgatatcaggtctcgcgatgtaaccaATTGCTTCAtgacactgcacacatacacccattcaggaaccggctaacaagaacaaggtagcgatggagtttttcacactatcctCACgactgagccggcaaaaaagaagcagaaagctaggaaagcattgtcggaagaacagagaaaaaggagacggcagactgaccgagcaagtttttacagtgttgccaaatatctattccgaaactgtagggggagctctatagagaaacctgcgagcaaaaagcgaaattgccaaaactgcatagcgccgcTTTAAAGGGGACTTTAACTGAATGGATGAATCAGTGTTCATACTTTCTTCTCGCCTCTGTAGGTTTCTGGAACCACGAGGACGTCACCAGGCCTTTCGTGTCCCAGGCTGTGATCACAGACGGACagttcttctccttcttctgcTACCAGCTCAACACAGTGGCCCTCTCCGTGGAGACGGACGCCAACAACCCCAGGAAAAACCTTCTGTGGGGCACAGAGAGCCTGCGACTGTACGAGAGCGTGCAGGACGGAGCGGTGGTGGGTCTGAACGACGATGTGGTCAAGCTTCTGGTTCAGTTCCTTGTGAACCAGCCGTAGAAGTTCTTCGTTAAGTTTCTGtttttgaaaaaagcttgagtcAGTGTTGTCCAAGGCGTTGAAAGGTGCAAGAAATCAAAAGAGCTCAACATGGCGGACATGGGAAAGTTTGTCAGATtgtataaaatgtaattttcaaaAAAGCTGCTGTTAAACTGGCTtaggatttaaaaaaactgaacaaTATACTGAAAAAttactgcacacacagagtatTATTGTGCAGACTGTATTTATGCAAAGTAAAATCATGCTTTTCAAATTGAAaatcttgtgtgtgtttgtcagtgctTACTACTCTTTCTACATCTTTTTACTCATACGCCAACTTTTCTTTAAGAGTACGACTAATGCtatttagcattgcactcctGTAACAATGGACTTaagaaaaaggacaaaaatcgatgcagcagaaccagagatatcaacttttaatatatttcttttctttgtccCTCTGGAGCTTCAACAGTCTTTATACAATTATTTTCACATAAGACCTGTAAACAGAAAACCCAGTGGCGTTCCCCTTTAAGTAAGCTCTGTCTCCATATCCGCTAACACAAAAGCTTGATAGTTATTCGAGGCAGTGACTTGTGTAGTTTGAATTTGCATGTTTACAAATACCCTGGTACACCTTATAGGTTAAGTGCAGGCTGACAACTAAACACAGTTAAAGTCATGATTAGGGGAAATATTGCCTTTCTGACCATCTTCTGatacattaaaatgaaaaacacacaagcaTCTGCATATAGGATGATACATCTTGATATACACATTATGGTAATGTCAAGCATGTTAGGCACACATTACTGCAAGGACAAActagaaaatgacaaaaaatcaTTGCAAACACAGTATAAATATGTACTGTACGTGTATTTTAAGAGTGCAAGGTACTGCTCACAAAGCATAATGCATACTTAACAGAAGTAAAGTGGTTTAAGCTGTTCCCCCAAAAGAAGTAAACCCACTTCCTTTTTGAGAAAGAAGTGTCAAAGACAGCGATGCAATGCATGGCAGTTTTTCCACAGGAAGTGTGTGCATATAgggcacaaacacaaaaaaaatatttttttaaaagtgctttGCTCTTTTAGCTGTTACAACAGCACtgtcaattaaaaataaaaataaacatcttccAGTGTAATAAAGTTAAAATTTAAATCTAAAAAAGGCTACTTGTGTATGAATTAAAGGAATGGTTATTAAGTGGTGGTTATTGCACATTGTTTAGTGAACATACTCAAATAGTTGCTTTACAGATCTATAATTCACATCCTAAAACAAGCAAACAACAGATTTTAAAGAATATAGGATCTGTTGAATTTGCAGTCTTTAAACTTTCCGCTGTCTCATTGAAGAACCTTCCTCTGGTTCATTATTTTCTCCCTGTGTCCTGATGAGggaataaaaaa
Coding sequences within:
- the mrps30 gene encoding 39S ribosomal protein S30, mitochondrial → MAARTRLPLLFSKNLPPFKNQKLAHTEAAVKEPTYPPIVPSLTAKSKSARGRQVEDHVKKICASPVDEKLSLITRIQRKKFVVYPQTFARNADRWYQHFTKTAYIPGLPERFALDPEKRTGVEKEESSLPAGAQTTVPGVEIDAFADIRSLVTRMILQEHWHMKKRKPFLYREQEQMVGPFLRNLVTGLTYSLAKYNPLLPLSSLDIDPQVNFYWRRGQRIIPKGHRRGRQEPTRFQIDDQPHSQIRITQQLPQFTSLEASYAAEVPEVAFAPNLMPLFRRQYDNNIFTGAKLPDPACYGHTQFHLVPDRYHRDRMARQQQSDQVEVFLRANGLASLFAWTGAQAMYQGFWNHEDVTRPFVSQAVITDGQFFSFFCYQLNTVALSVETDANNPRKNLLWGTESLRLYESVQDGAVVGLNDDVVKLLVQFLVNQP
- the hint2 gene encoding histidine triad nucleotide-binding protein 2, mitochondrial; the encoded protein is MFFRQILRTQLIGTRTAHLKRLHRVCQAERPLCSKSDEVRLAEEASKKYGSPAPTIFSKVIDKSIPADIIYEDEKCLAFRDISPQAPVHFLVIPRVPIPRISEAKADDAELLGHLLVVAKNVAKQESLNEGYRVVINDGKHGAQSVYHLHIHVLGGRQMTWPPG